One genomic segment of Alphaproteobacteria bacterium includes these proteins:
- a CDS encoding YdcF family protein gives MDLYLVAKLASLLTRPGSLLVLSLVLGLLLVLSRWRRLGRILVALCAAGLGLLTLLPIGGWLLLPLENRFAPPQPLPQEVHGIIVLGGSTSLGLTQRRGQPVLNDNSERLFAFADLARRYPRARLVFSGGYGTLRPGQLREADVARQVLSSLGLEADTIDFERRSRNTFESARNLAQEINPQGGEVWLLITSARHMPRAVGSFRQAGWQLTPYPVDYRTSGSFGFSLGLRLRSNLDATAYALHEWFGLLAYRLLERTPSLFPAP, from the coding sequence GTGGACCTCTATCTGGTGGCAAAACTGGCTTCGCTGCTGACCCGGCCGGGCTCGTTGCTGGTGCTGAGCCTGGTGCTGGGTCTGCTGCTGGTGCTCAGCCGCTGGCGGCGCCTGGGGCGCATTTTGGTGGCCTTGTGCGCCGCCGGGTTGGGGCTGTTGACGCTGCTGCCCATCGGCGGCTGGCTGCTGCTGCCGCTGGAGAACCGTTTTGCACCGCCCCAGCCGCTGCCCCAGGAGGTGCACGGCATCATCGTGCTAGGCGGCAGCACCTCGCTGGGGCTGACCCAGCGGCGGGGCCAGCCGGTGCTCAACGACAATTCGGAACGGCTGTTCGCCTTCGCCGACCTGGCGCGCCGCTATCCCCGGGCGCGCCTGGTTTTCAGCGGCGGTTACGGCACCTTGCGGCCGGGCCAATTGCGCGAGGCCGATGTCGCCCGCCAGGTGCTGAGCTCGCTGGGACTCGAGGCCGACACCATCGACTTCGAACGCCGGTCCCGCAACACCTTCGAAAGCGCCCGCAATCTGGCCCAAGAGATCAACCCCCAGGGCGGCGAGGTTTGGCTGCTCATCACCTCGGCGCGGCACATGCCCCGCGCCGTCGGCAGTTTCCGTCAAGCTGGTTGGCAGCTCACGCCCTATCCCGTCGACTACCGCACTTCGGGCAGCTTCGGTTTCTCCCTCGGCCTCAGGCTGCGTTCCAACCTCGATGCCACGGCATATGCGCTGCACGAATGGTTCGGCCTGCTCGCCTATCGCCTGCTGGAGCGCACGCCGAGCCTTTTTCCGGCACCCTAG
- a CDS encoding SDR family oxidoreductase has translation MADEKRFGMSDDEVAALPLHYRDNLFADRVVLVSGAGQGIGKAIAFHYARLGAALVICGRNAERLEAAAAALSSRFGAEVRSHAMTIRDPDQVQAMLDDTWQHFGRLDVLVNNAGGQFPQEAIDFSVKGWNAVIDTNLNGTWYMMQAAARHWRAAEHEGAIVNVIANYHRGMPGVAHTCAARAAVAYLSKTVAVEWAPYRIRINCIAPGAIASEGMNQYPAHDQDRYHETSPMFRLGDAGDIADACIYLSAPAAKFVTGEVISVDGGQQLWGETWVATMPEYFSR, from the coding sequence ATGGCCGACGAGAAACGCTTCGGCATGAGCGACGACGAGGTGGCGGCGCTGCCGCTGCATTACCGCGATAACCTGTTCGCCGACCGCGTCGTGCTGGTCTCGGGGGCCGGGCAGGGTATCGGCAAGGCTATCGCCTTCCACTACGCCCGGCTGGGCGCAGCTTTGGTGATCTGCGGCCGCAATGCCGAGCGCCTGGAGGCCGCGGCGGCGGCGCTCAGCTCGCGTTTCGGTGCCGAGGTACGCAGCCACGCCATGACCATCCGCGACCCCGACCAAGTCCAGGCCATGCTGGACGACACCTGGCAGCACTTCGGGCGACTCGATGTGCTGGTCAACAATGCCGGCGGCCAGTTTCCCCAGGAAGCCATCGATTTCAGCGTCAAGGGCTGGAACGCCGTCATCGATACCAACCTCAACGGCACCTGGTACATGATGCAGGCGGCGGCGCGGCACTGGCGCGCAGCCGAACACGAAGGCGCCATCGTCAACGTCATCGCCAACTACCACCGCGGCATGCCCGGTGTCGCCCATACCTGTGCCGCCCGGGCGGCGGTGGCTTATCTTTCCAAGACCGTGGCCGTGGAATGGGCGCCCTACCGCATCCGCATCAACTGCATCGCCCCCGGCGCCATCGCCAGCGAGGGCATGAACCAGTACCCGGCCCACGATCAGGACCGCTACCACGAGACCAGCCCGATGTTCCGCCTGGGCGATGCCGGTGACATCGCCGATGCCTGCATCTATCTCAGTGCGCCGGCGGCCAAGTTCGTCACCGGCGAGGTGATTTCGGTGGACGGCGGCCAACAGCTTTGGGGCGAGACCTGGGTCGCCACCATGCCCGAATATTTCTCGCGTTGA